Proteins from a single region of bacterium:
- a CDS encoding class I SAM-dependent methyltransferase: MAAEPGHDPLASLLDGREWGCCLDLASGRGAFLGRLAALGRARAWLALDRDRGQLAECRVQVQPQPLPLKADAARPPLRPGSLDTVACSYSLHHLPAPGRALAAAAALLKPGGRLILSEPLADGLGAAQRVHRDLHHLAAALDRRRGLWHRPTLRLRELRALLADLDLDWRWICWPPPRAEERAPSAVVETMDKLEAQLARPGLGELRPRLAGLRRRLERDGYQGQTQFLAVGVDQRPVAGGGQD; the protein is encoded by the coding sequence ATGGCGGCTGAGCCCGGCCATGATCCGCTGGCCAGCCTCCTGGACGGTCGCGAATGGGGTTGCTGCCTGGACCTGGCCAGCGGCCGCGGCGCATTCCTGGGACGCCTGGCCGCCCTGGGCCGGGCACGGGCCTGGCTGGCCCTGGACCGGGACCGGGGACAGCTGGCGGAGTGCCGGGTCCAGGTGCAACCGCAACCGCTGCCCCTCAAGGCCGACGCCGCCCGCCCGCCCCTCCGGCCGGGCAGCCTGGACACGGTGGCCTGCTCCTATTCCCTCCATCACCTGCCCGCTCCGGGCCGGGCGCTGGCCGCCGCCGCCGCCCTGCTGAAACCGGGCGGCCGCCTGATCCTGAGCGAACCCCTGGCCGACGGGCTGGGCGCGGCCCAACGCGTCCACCGCGACCTGCACCATCTGGCCGCCGCCCTGGACCGGCGACGGGGGCTCTGGCACCGCCCCACCCTGCGCCTGCGGGAGCTGCGCGCCCTTTTGGCGGACCTGGATCTGGACTGGCGCTGGATCTGCTGGCCTCCGCCGCGGGCGGAGGAGCGGGCGCCCTCCGCCGTGGTGGAGACGATGGACAAACTGGAGGCCCAGCTGGCCCGCCCGGGACTGGGCGAGCTGCGGCCCCGCCTGGCCGGGCTGCGGCGGCGGCTGGAGCGGGACGGTTACCAGGGCCAGACCCAGTTCCTGGCGGTGGGTGTCGACCAGCGCCCGGTGGCGGGCGGCGGGCAGGACTGA